From Mus musculus strain C57BL/6J chromosome 17, GRCm38.p6 C57BL/6J, the proteins below share one genomic window:
- the Atp6v1g2 gene encoding V-type proton ATPase subunit G 2 isoform 1 (isoform 1 is encoded by transcript variant 1), with the protein MASQTQGIQQLLQAEKRAAEKVADARKRKARRLKQAKEEAQMEVEQYRREREQEFQSKQQAAMGSQGNLSAEVEQATRRQVQGMQSSQQRNRERVLAQLLGMVCEVRPQVHPNYRVTV; encoded by the exons ATGGCCAGTCAGACCCAGGGTATCCAGCAGCTCCTCCAGGCTGAGAAGCGGGCAGCGGAGAAGGTGGCCGATGCCAGGAAGA GGAAGGCCCGGCGACTGAAGCAGGCGAAGGAGGAGGCTCAAATGGAGGTGGAGCAATACCGCAGGGAGCGGGAACAGGAGTTTCAGAGCAAGCAGCAGGCG GCCATGGGCTCTCAGGGGAACCTGTCTGCTGAAGTGGAGCAGGCCACAAGACGGCAGGTTCAGGGCATGCAGAGTTCCCAGCAGAGGAATCGGGAGCGCGTCCTGGCTCAGCTTCTCGGCATGGTCTGTGAAGTCAGGCCCCAGGTCCACCCCAACTATCGGGTTACTGTCTAG
- the Atp6v1g2 gene encoding V-type proton ATPase subunit G 2 isoform X1, producing MEVEQYRREREQEFQSKQQAAMGSQGNLSAEVEQATRRQVQGMQSSQQRNRERVLAQLLGMVCEVRPQVHPNYRVTV from the exons ATGGAGGTGGAGCAATACCGCAGGGAGCGGGAACAGGAGTTTCAGAGCAAGCAGCAGGCG GCCATGGGCTCTCAGGGGAACCTGTCTGCTGAAGTGGAGCAGGCCACAAGACGGCAGGTTCAGGGCATGCAGAGTTCCCAGCAGAGGAATCGGGAGCGCGTCCTGGCTCAGCTTCTCGGCATGGTCTGTGAAGTCAGGCCCCAGGTCCACCCCAACTATCGGGTTACTGTCTAG